One Cohnella candidum genomic region harbors:
- a CDS encoding exonuclease domain-containing protein — MKEPKGNSPMGRMWHLYKMGGITPAIASMMGSSNAQQMAFIRSMSREQRKENTLDTPLADLEAVVFDLETTGFHPYNGDEIISVGGVRIKGGEFEEAEPFYRLVNPKRKIPKHIVELTGITNEMAEKGEDLMQVLHDFMDFTGKRVLIAHGSGHDKQFLNSALWRTTKIHLSHRVLDTMMIAKWLDPKRGEYGLDGLLESGGIPITERHHALHDSVMTAKLYFSFLKMIRSRQLVTLGDLYAYLSRH, encoded by the coding sequence GTGAAAGAACCGAAAGGCAATTCGCCGATGGGTCGGATGTGGCATTTGTACAAAATGGGGGGCATCACTCCGGCCATCGCGTCGATGATGGGTTCATCCAACGCGCAGCAGATGGCGTTCATCCGTTCGATGTCGCGGGAGCAGCGCAAGGAAAATACGCTGGACACGCCGCTCGCGGATCTCGAGGCCGTCGTGTTCGATTTGGAAACGACCGGTTTTCATCCTTATAACGGTGACGAAATTATATCCGTAGGCGGCGTGCGCATTAAAGGGGGGGAATTTGAAGAAGCGGAGCCCTTCTACCGGCTCGTCAACCCGAAGCGCAAAATCCCGAAGCACATCGTCGAACTCACCGGCATCACGAACGAAATGGCCGAAAAGGGCGAAGACTTGATGCAGGTGCTTCACGATTTCATGGATTTTACGGGGAAACGGGTATTGATCGCGCACGGGAGCGGGCACGACAAGCAGTTTTTGAATTCCGCGCTGTGGCGGACGACGAAAATCCATCTTTCGCACCGGGTGCTGGATACGATGATGATCGCCAAATGGCTGGATCCCAAACGGGGCGAATACGGTCTGGACGGGCTGCTGGAAAGCGGCGGGATCCCAATCACGGAACGCCATCACGCGCTTCACGATTCGGTGATGACCGCCAAGCTCTATTTCTCGTTTTTGAAAATGATACGTTCC
- a CDS encoding DUF294 nucleotidyltransferase-like domain-containing protein — translation MSSRSGEKSHPAIQAAKDVNALRTIRETEQQRLSEALAAEPFLSVAESLSAIHEALVSRTLELAEQEMARLGFTAPPVPYAYMLFGSGGREEMTFSSDQDSGIVYGNPESEDEAASCEAYFARFAEEAVKLLIALGYPPCEGNVIASNPQWCLSLRQWEEKVDGWFADPSWENVRYLLIVADGRTVAGDERLADGLKDRFRTDMLQNPVITRRMMENTLRHKVLVGIFGQLLRERYGENAGGLDIKYGAYIPMVNVFRLLALQAGIRAAGTLVRIEALRSAGKISEREAEEAISAFTLVMKLRLLTAARVEGTQWIGSGKVPKEQLTKELAQSLKRALKFGKRMQRRVEREMQDRFGGR, via the coding sequence ATGTCGAGCCGCAGCGGAGAGAAAAGTCACCCGGCCATTCAAGCCGCGAAAGACGTGAATGCCCTTAGAACCATCAGGGAAACGGAGCAGCAACGGTTATCGGAAGCGCTGGCCGCTGAGCCCTTCCTCTCCGTGGCCGAATCGCTTAGCGCCATTCATGAAGCGCTGGTCTCCCGGACGCTCGAGCTTGCGGAACAAGAAATGGCACGGTTGGGGTTTACGGCCCCTCCCGTGCCTTACGCGTATATGCTGTTCGGCAGCGGAGGCAGGGAAGAGATGACGTTCTCGAGCGACCAGGACAGCGGAATCGTTTACGGGAATCCGGAGTCGGAAGACGAAGCGGCTTCCTGCGAAGCCTATTTCGCCCGGTTCGCGGAGGAGGCCGTAAAACTGCTGATTGCGCTGGGCTATCCGCCTTGTGAAGGCAATGTGATCGCCTCCAATCCGCAGTGGTGTCTTTCCCTTCGGCAATGGGAGGAGAAGGTGGACGGCTGGTTCGCGGATCCGAGCTGGGAGAACGTGCGGTACCTTCTGATCGTGGCGGACGGCAGAACCGTAGCGGGAGACGAGAGACTCGCCGATGGCTTAAAGGATCGATTCCGTACCGACATGCTCCAAAATCCCGTCATCACGCGCAGGATGATGGAGAACACGCTGCGCCATAAGGTGTTGGTCGGCATTTTCGGGCAATTGCTTCGGGAAAGGTACGGCGAGAACGCGGGCGGGCTGGACATCAAATACGGGGCTTATATTCCGATGGTGAACGTGTTCCGGTTGTTGGCCTTGCAAGCAGGCATCCGCGCCGCCGGAACGCTTGTCAGAATCGAGGCTTTGCGGAGCGCCGGCAAAATCTCGGAGCGGGAGGCGGAGGAAGCGATATCTGCATTTACGCTTGTCATGAAGCTGCGCTTGCTCACGGCGGCCCGCGTCGAGGGCACGCAGTGGATCGGCAGCGGCAAAGTGCCCAAGGAACAGTTGACGAAGGAGCTGGCCCAATCGCTCAAAAGAGCGTTGAAATTCGGCAAACGGATGCAGCGCAGAGTGGAACGCGAAATGCAAGACCGCTTCGGCGGGAGGTGA
- a CDS encoding ammonium transporter, with amino-acid sequence MVKKSLIALGALLVLFPTMAFAEDPSAATLNMGLNALWIMVAGVLVLLMQGGFILLETGSTRMKNAGHVAGKTIFTVGLCSLIYWAVGYGLSFGTEASEGLNKFIGIGNFLFDPSISAGDGENYPSTIFFVFQLAFAAVSLSIAWGGFAERAKLSSYFIYTILFSSVVYPVIAHWIWGGGWLAADGSQDYAGSTVVHLTGAMGALAATILLKPRIGKYNKDGSANQIAGHNQVFSALSVLLLWVGWFGFNAGSALSVGDGFFGYVAFNTQLGAAGGAVAAMLISWMFSGKADIPTTLNGALAGLVAITASCAYVEPWAAVVIGLIAGVLVYFSAKFFEKIRVDDPISAMSVHGAAGVWGTLANGIFATEELAGKVGVGKAGLLYGSGGEQLWVQFESVVVCGAYAFAASFVLLWIMKKVMGFRVTEEQEIIGLDLSEHGSYGYPEHLKKTGTSSM; translated from the coding sequence ATGGTGAAGAAAAGTTTGATTGCATTGGGAGCGCTGTTGGTTCTCTTCCCGACAATGGCGTTTGCGGAAGACCCTTCCGCAGCTACCCTGAACATGGGACTAAACGCTTTGTGGATCATGGTGGCGGGCGTGCTTGTTCTTCTAATGCAAGGGGGCTTCATCCTTCTTGAAACGGGCTCGACCCGCATGAAGAACGCCGGTCACGTAGCGGGCAAAACGATCTTCACCGTAGGTTTGTGTTCCTTAATCTACTGGGCGGTCGGATACGGTTTGTCGTTCGGTACGGAAGCGTCCGAAGGCTTGAACAAATTCATCGGCATCGGCAACTTCCTGTTCGATCCGTCCATCTCCGCGGGAGACGGTGAGAACTACCCTTCCACGATCTTCTTCGTGTTCCAGCTGGCGTTCGCAGCCGTATCGCTGTCGATCGCATGGGGCGGGTTCGCGGAACGCGCCAAGCTGTCCTCGTACTTCATTTACACGATCCTGTTTTCTTCCGTCGTGTATCCGGTCATCGCGCACTGGATTTGGGGCGGCGGCTGGCTGGCTGCGGACGGCTCGCAAGACTACGCGGGTTCCACGGTCGTTCACCTGACGGGAGCCATGGGCGCATTGGCGGCTACGATTCTGCTGAAGCCCCGTATCGGCAAATACAACAAAGACGGTTCCGCGAACCAAATCGCCGGTCATAACCAAGTTTTCTCCGCTTTGTCCGTTCTGCTTCTGTGGGTCGGTTGGTTCGGATTCAACGCCGGCAGCGCACTTTCCGTAGGCGACGGTTTCTTCGGCTACGTAGCGTTCAACACCCAGCTCGGCGCTGCAGGCGGCGCAGTCGCGGCCATGCTGATCTCCTGGATGTTCAGCGGCAAAGCCGACATTCCGACGACGCTGAACGGCGCATTGGCCGGCTTGGTCGCCATCACCGCATCCTGTGCTTACGTTGAGCCTTGGGCTGCTGTCGTTATCGGATTGATTGCAGGCGTATTGGTTTACTTCAGCGCGAAGTTCTTCGAAAAGATCCGCGTGGACGATCCGATTTCCGCCATGTCCGTACACGGCGCGGCAGGGGTTTGGGGCACGCTGGCGAATGGTATCTTTGCAACGGAAGAATTGGCCGGCAAAGTCGGCGTCGGTAAGGCCGGGCTGCTTTACGGCAGCGGCGGCGAGCAACTGTGGGTGCAATTCGAATCGGTCGTCGTGTGCGGCGCTTACGCTTTCGCGGCATCGTTCGTTCTGCTGTGGATCATGAAAAAAGTCATGGGCTTCCGCGTAACGGAAGAGCAAGAAATCATCGGTCTGGACTTGAGCGAACACGGCTCTTACGGTTACCCGGAGCACCTCAAGAAAACGGGCACGAGTTCTATGTAA
- a CDS encoding MerR family transcriptional regulator, giving the protein MRHGPNEQHRLYRIGELSRLSGVSPRTIDYYTGLGLLAPAKRSNGNYRLYDDETLSRIRRIEYLKAQKFSLEEIREQFSSLGRVTSDEQVTRKLADLQSHLTMLEREVKELEPVLDQLKPTQAKRLFRAITPQTAACVEALLLLLGKSNLM; this is encoded by the coding sequence ATGCGACACGGACCGAACGAACAGCATCGGCTTTACCGGATCGGGGAGTTATCCCGGCTATCCGGCGTGAGTCCGCGTACGATCGACTATTACACGGGACTAGGGCTGCTGGCTCCCGCAAAACGTTCCAACGGGAACTACCGTCTGTATGACGATGAAACCTTATCGAGGATCCGCCGTATTGAATATTTGAAGGCACAGAAGTTTTCCCTGGAAGAAATCCGCGAGCAATTCTCCTCCCTGGGCCGGGTCACGTCGGATGAGCAGGTAACCCGCAAGCTGGCGGACCTCCAAAGCCATCTCACGATGCTCGAAAGGGAAGTGAAGGAGCTTGAGCCCGTGCTGGACCAGCTCAAGCCTACGCAAGCCAAACGGCTTTTCCGGGCCATCACGCCCCAAACCGCGGCCTGCGTCGAAGCTCTGCTGCTTCTGCTGGGGAAAAGCAACCTCATGTGA
- a CDS encoding zinc metallopeptidase, producing the protein MIFFTPIDFLIIPAFLLSLWAQFRVSGTFSKWSEVRAMSGMTGYDAARRMLDRNGLHDVPIEPVPGRLSDHYDPVARVVRLSEPVYYENSISAISVACHEVGHAIQHQQHYPMLVLRHRMFPVVRIASGIAPFLLLAGFLFHALNLVGLGIIFFSAAVAFQLVTLPVEFNASSRARDLMVAEGFISHEEERGVAKVLNAAALTYVAAALISLLELVKYIWLFTNSRDD; encoded by the coding sequence ATGATCTTTTTCACACCCATCGATTTTCTGATCATTCCCGCGTTCCTGCTCTCGTTGTGGGCGCAATTCAGAGTCAGCGGGACTTTCAGCAAGTGGTCCGAAGTGCGCGCGATGAGCGGCATGACCGGATATGACGCCGCCCGGCGGATGCTCGACCGCAACGGCTTGCACGACGTGCCGATCGAGCCCGTACCCGGCCGCCTGTCCGACCACTACGATCCGGTCGCCCGCGTCGTCCGGCTCTCGGAACCCGTTTACTACGAAAATTCGATTTCCGCGATTTCCGTCGCCTGCCACGAAGTCGGCCATGCGATCCAGCATCAGCAGCATTACCCGATGCTCGTGCTCCGTCACCGGATGTTCCCGGTCGTCCGCATCGCATCCGGCATCGCGCCGTTCCTGCTGCTCGCCGGATTCCTGTTCCACGCCCTGAATCTCGTCGGGCTCGGCATCATCTTCTTCTCGGCCGCGGTCGCCTTCCAGCTCGTCACGCTGCCGGTAGAATTCAATGCCAGCTCCCGTGCGCGCGACTTGATGGTTGCCGAAGGGTTCATCTCCCACGAAGAAGAGAGGGGCGTCGCGAAAGTGCTGAACGCGGCGGCGCTCACGTACGTCGCGGCGGCGCTGATCTCGTTGCTTGAGCTCGTCAAGTATATTTGGCTCTTCACCAATAGCCGTGACGATTAA
- a CDS encoding LysR family transcriptional regulator: MELRQLQYFVRVARLQHVTKAAEELHVAQSAVSRQIHRLEEELGVHLFVQKGRNVQLTPVGQLFLRRAESLLTDLDRAVLEIQEFLDPEAGEIRLGFPHSLGYHLIPRVVAAFRKLHPNVKFRFRQGMYASLIRDVVDAEIDLAFISPHPDKHDHVTGEVVLTEELFAILPETHPLALEVSIDLAQLKDESFVLFSPGYSLRSLVWEACKNAGFTPRIGFESEETDTIRGLVAAGMGVSLLPEMALYQTSAMMPAVVKVKSPHVTRTIGLIRREGEKLPTVVQMFHSFLLDYFQNEYTPR; the protein is encoded by the coding sequence GTGGAACTCAGGCAGCTGCAATATTTCGTGCGCGTGGCCAGGCTGCAGCACGTCACCAAAGCCGCAGAGGAGCTCCATGTGGCGCAATCGGCCGTCAGCCGGCAAATCCACAGGCTCGAGGAAGAGCTCGGCGTGCATTTGTTCGTGCAGAAGGGTCGCAACGTTCAGCTGACTCCGGTCGGGCAGCTGTTTTTGAGGCGCGCCGAATCGCTGCTGACCGATCTCGATCGGGCGGTTCTGGAAATCCAGGAATTCCTGGATCCGGAGGCGGGCGAAATTCGTCTCGGATTTCCCCATAGCTTGGGCTACCACCTCATTCCCCGCGTCGTGGCCGCCTTCCGCAAGCTGCATCCGAACGTCAAGTTCCGGTTTCGGCAGGGCATGTATGCTTCGCTGATCCGCGACGTCGTCGATGCGGAGATCGATCTGGCTTTCATATCCCCGCATCCGGACAAGCACGATCATGTCACGGGCGAAGTCGTGTTGACCGAAGAACTTTTCGCGATCCTTCCCGAAACCCATCCGCTGGCGCTTGAGGTTTCGATCGACTTGGCCCAGTTGAAGGATGAATCGTTCGTATTGTTCAGTCCCGGCTACTCGCTGCGATCCCTCGTATGGGAGGCCTGCAAAAACGCCGGTTTTACCCCGCGCATCGGGTTCGAGTCGGAAGAGACGGACACGATCCGCGGTCTCGTGGCGGCCGGGATGGGCGTCAGCCTGCTGCCGGAAATGGCCCTCTATCAGACGAGCGCGATGATGCCTGCCGTCGTGAAGGTGAAAAGCCCGCACGTGACGAGAACGATCGGATTGATCCGCCGGGAAGGCGAGAAGCTTCCGACTGTCGTCCAGATGTTCCATTCCTTCTTGCTCGACTATTTCCAAAACGAATATACGCCGAGATGA
- the tpx gene encoding thiol peroxidase: MAQERAAKFKGNPITLVGPELKVGDQAPDFTLNKNLLETASLKDYAGKVKLISVVPSVDTGVCDAQTRRFNEEAAKLGDNVIVLTVSADLPFAQSRWCAAAGVDRVVLLSDYKSNSFGQAYGVLIKEFALDMRSIFVVDANDKITYVEVLPEMTEHPNYEAAIAAVKELL; this comes from the coding sequence ATGGCACAAGAACGCGCCGCGAAATTCAAAGGAAATCCAATTACCTTGGTCGGTCCCGAACTGAAAGTCGGCGACCAGGCTCCCGACTTCACGTTGAACAAAAACCTGCTCGAAACCGCCAGCCTGAAAGACTATGCCGGCAAGGTTAAGCTGATCAGCGTCGTCCCTTCCGTGGACACCGGCGTATGCGACGCCCAAACCCGCCGTTTCAACGAGGAAGCCGCCAAGCTGGGCGATAACGTCATCGTCCTGACGGTCAGCGCCGACCTTCCGTTTGCGCAATCCCGCTGGTGCGCCGCCGCAGGCGTGGACCGCGTCGTGCTGTTGTCCGACTACAAATCCAATTCCTTCGGACAAGCCTACGGCGTCCTGATCAAGGAATTCGCACTCGATATGAGATCCATCTTCGTCGTCGACGCGAACGACAAAATCACCTATGTAGAGGTGCTTCCCGAAATGACGGAACACCCGAACTACGAAGCGGCGATCGCAGCCGTCAAAGAACTTCTGTAA
- a CDS encoding DUF1499 domain-containing protein: protein MLKRVLVGLLRSHEHTGDKAKDPKLKSHYYRLSKDRAFEEVGSVLKKMQGYKVLHEVPNIGEIVMEKKTMAGRTMDITIQIVGTSPGNSAVDIYSASRGSLGDLGANYRVIQEIYGVLDKKLSSYRA, encoded by the coding sequence TTGCTGAAGCGAGTGTTGGTCGGTTTGCTCCGAAGTCATGAACATACCGGCGACAAAGCGAAAGATCCTAAGCTGAAGTCCCATTACTACAGGCTGTCCAAAGATCGCGCATTCGAGGAAGTCGGCTCCGTGCTCAAGAAGATGCAAGGCTACAAAGTGCTGCACGAAGTGCCGAACATCGGCGAAATCGTCATGGAGAAGAAAACGATGGCCGGACGAACGATGGACATTACGATCCAGATCGTCGGCACGTCGCCCGGCAATTCCGCCGTGGACATCTATTCCGCCTCCCGAGGGTCGCTTGGCGATCTGGGAGCGAACTACCGCGTCATTCAGGAGATCTACGGCGTGCTGGACAAGAAGTTGTCCTCCTATCGCGCGTGA
- a CDS encoding YesL family protein codes for MRGMMGGFYKISEWIMRLAVINVLWLLCSVPFWLVGLTGFMNMNAATDEAQITGLLQTTVILMAILSPFTFFPATSAMFSVARKWVMGDTDVPLLKTFFRNYKQNYKQAMIGGILYSLISTILIIDYRVYLTRIENLQIVAYLFIALMLLVVVSLHHFFSLLSHFHMKTTQLLKNALVLTIGRPIRSVIMTLGTVAILFISTRFTFLIPFFFGSVIATFTFYNFNLIITKMMAGNEALTEEQNGSLEEDQETKS; via the coding sequence ATGCGGGGCATGATGGGCGGATTCTACAAGATATCCGAATGGATCATGAGGCTGGCCGTAATCAACGTATTATGGCTCCTCTGTTCCGTGCCGTTCTGGCTGGTCGGTCTTACGGGATTCATGAACATGAACGCCGCGACCGACGAAGCCCAAATCACGGGGCTGCTTCAAACGACCGTGATCCTGATGGCGATCCTGTCCCCTTTTACCTTTTTCCCGGCGACCTCGGCCATGTTCTCGGTCGCCCGGAAATGGGTCATGGGAGATACGGACGTTCCGCTTTTGAAAACGTTCTTCCGGAATTATAAACAGAATTATAAGCAGGCGATGATCGGCGGCATCCTGTATTCGTTGATTTCGACCATCCTGATCATCGATTACCGGGTTTATCTGACGAGGATCGAGAACCTGCAGATCGTCGCGTATCTGTTCATCGCGCTGATGCTGCTCGTCGTCGTCTCGTTACACCATTTTTTCTCGCTGTTGTCCCATTTTCACATGAAAACGACGCAGCTGCTCAAAAACGCACTCGTGTTGACGATCGGCCGTCCGATCCGCTCCGTCATCATGACGCTGGGCACCGTGGCCATCCTGTTCATCAGCACGAGGTTCACGTTCCTCATTCCGTTCTTTTTCGGCAGCGTCATCGCGACGTTCACGTTTTACAATTTCAACCTGATCATCACCAAAATGATGGCCGGGAACGAGGCGTTGACCGAAGAGCAGAATGGTTCGCTGGAGGAAGATCAGGAAACAAAAAGCTAG
- a CDS encoding DEAD/DEAH box helicase translates to MSTFNEFGLDPDVIQAVSEMGFEEATPIQAKAIPVALEGRDMIGQAQTGTGKTAAFGIPLINKISASEDRIVALIMAPTRELAIQVAEEIEKLGRFKGLRSLAIYGGQDISRQIRSLRRRPQIIIGTPGRLLDHINRKTIRLDDVQTVVLDEADEMLDMGFMEDIQSILKLVPEERQTLLFSATMPTNIQRLAQQFLRNPEHISVIPKQVSAPLIQQFYIEVQERMKFDGLCRLLDMEPPELAIIFGRTKRRVAELSEALAKRGYASDGLHGDLSQNQRDAVMRKFRDGSIDVLVATDVAARGLDVSGVTHVINFDLPQDPESYVHRIGRTGRAGKEGTSWTFVTPREIDHLHFIEKITRHRISKKPLPTLSEAMEGKQKVVAERILETVKGTEDEVNPYKWVAMQLLEQYDSVQLLAAAMKLLTGDKKDVEVELTPEDPIRGKKRKFDGGRGGYGGGQGNRRYGQGGQGGGNYGGGGGYRGGQGRSGNYGGGSGGQQRKPYGGGGGSRPYREDGGYRDGGSRGGRPEPRKSNSEDYVNI, encoded by the coding sequence TTGAGTACATTTAACGAATTTGGTTTGGATCCGGACGTCATTCAAGCCGTCTCTGAGATGGGGTTTGAAGAAGCGACGCCGATCCAGGCCAAGGCGATTCCCGTCGCTCTCGAAGGCCGCGACATGATCGGCCAGGCACAGACGGGGACCGGCAAGACAGCTGCATTCGGCATCCCTCTCATCAACAAAATTTCGGCATCGGAAGACCGCATCGTCGCGCTGATCATGGCGCCGACGCGCGAGCTGGCCATCCAGGTTGCGGAAGAAATCGAGAAACTCGGACGGTTCAAAGGACTGCGCTCCTTGGCGATATACGGCGGACAAGACATCAGCCGCCAAATCCGCTCTTTGAGAAGAAGGCCGCAAATCATCATCGGAACGCCCGGACGGCTGCTTGACCATATCAATCGCAAGACGATCCGCTTGGATGACGTTCAGACGGTGGTCCTGGACGAAGCGGACGAAATGCTGGACATGGGCTTCATGGAGGACATCCAATCCATCCTGAAGCTGGTGCCGGAAGAGCGGCAGACGCTGCTGTTCTCGGCCACGATGCCGACGAACATCCAGAGACTGGCTCAGCAGTTCCTGCGCAACCCGGAACATATCTCCGTCATTCCGAAGCAGGTCAGCGCTCCTCTCATCCAGCAATTTTACATCGAAGTCCAAGAACGCATGAAATTTGACGGCCTGTGCCGGCTGCTCGACATGGAACCGCCGGAGCTCGCGATCATTTTCGGACGCACGAAGCGCCGCGTCGCCGAATTGTCCGAAGCGCTGGCCAAGCGCGGCTACGCTTCCGACGGCTTGCACGGCGACCTGTCCCAGAACCAGCGTGACGCGGTCATGCGCAAGTTCCGCGACGGCAGCATCGACGTGCTCGTGGCGACGGACGTCGCGGCCCGCGGCCTTGACGTCAGCGGCGTGACGCACGTCATCAACTTCGACCTGCCGCAGGATCCGGAAAGCTACGTTCACCGGATCGGCCGGACGGGACGCGCGGGCAAGGAAGGAACGTCCTGGACGTTCGTGACGCCGCGCGAGATCGACCATCTGCACTTCATCGAGAAAATCACGCGGCACCGCATTTCCAAGAAGCCGCTCCCGACCCTTTCCGAGGCGATGGAAGGCAAACAGAAAGTCGTGGCCGAGCGCATTTTGGAAACGGTCAAAGGAACTGAAGATGAAGTGAATCCGTACAAGTGGGTAGCGATGCAGCTTCTCGAACAGTACGATTCCGTCCAATTGCTCGCGGCGGCGATGAAGCTGCTGACCGGTGACAAGAAAGACGTCGAAGTCGAGCTCACGCCGGAAGATCCGATCCGCGGCAAGAAGCGCAAGTTCGACGGCGGCCGCGGCGGCTACGGCGGAGGCCAAGGCAACCGCCGGTACGGTCAAGGCGGCCAAGGCGGCGGCAACTACGGCGGAGGCGGCGGTTACCGCGGCGGCCAAGGACGCAGCGGCAACTACGGCGGCGGCTCGGGCGGACAGCAGCGCAAGCCTTACGGCGGCGGCGGCGGAAGTCGGCCGTACCGCGAGGACGGCGGCTATCGCGACGGCGGATCCCGCGGCGGACGTCCGGAACCGCGCAAATCGAACAGCGAAGATTACGTGAACATCTAA
- a CDS encoding YitT family protein produces MPKWLDKLAGAGPYIVMVLGGAAVALGFNLLLIPVKLLSSGVSGISMILGYVSGWNIAWLYFALNVPILYWGYRVLGRRFIALSIVNVLSTSLFLQVIPVYPWTDDRLLASVFGGMLVGIGSAGALRYGGSSGGVDVVASIISRSRDVAVGFLVVVLNTGIVAALGLLKNGWNAALYSMLSIYLTGKVIDIVHTPHRKVTAFIVTNRANELAARLLSLPRGVTILKTRGAFTSEERDMLMTVTTRFELAELRKIIRGIDPKAFVNVVQTVDVIGEFRRSRS; encoded by the coding sequence ATGCCGAAGTGGTTGGACAAATTGGCCGGAGCAGGTCCCTATATAGTGATGGTACTCGGGGGTGCGGCGGTCGCGCTCGGCTTCAACCTTCTGCTGATCCCCGTCAAGCTGCTGAGCAGCGGAGTGTCCGGGATCTCCATGATCCTCGGCTATGTGAGCGGCTGGAATATCGCCTGGCTGTATTTTGCCCTGAACGTCCCGATTTTGTACTGGGGTTACCGGGTGCTCGGGCGGCGTTTTATCGCGCTCAGCATCGTGAACGTGCTGTCGACTTCCTTGTTCCTGCAGGTGATTCCGGTATATCCTTGGACGGACGACCGGCTGCTGGCTTCCGTCTTCGGCGGCATGCTCGTCGGGATCGGTTCGGCGGGCGCCCTTCGGTACGGCGGATCTTCCGGAGGCGTCGACGTGGTGGCCTCCATCATTTCCCGTTCCCGCGACGTCGCCGTCGGCTTCCTCGTGGTCGTCCTCAATACCGGCATCGTCGCGGCGCTCGGCTTACTCAAGAACGGTTGGAACGCCGCTCTTTATTCTATGCTTTCCATTTACTTAACGGGCAAAGTGATTGACATCGTTCACACGCCGCATCGCAAGGTAACGGCATTCATCGTAACGAATCGCGCGAACGAGCTTGCCGCCCGCCTGCTTTCCCTGCCGCGGGGCGTCACCATCCTCAAAACCCGCGGGGCTTTCACCAGCGAAGAGCGGGACATGCTCATGACCGTCACGACGAGATTCGAGCTCGCCGAGCTCCGCAAAATCATACGCGGCATCGATCCCAAAGCTTTCGTCAATGTGGTGCAAACGGTCGACGTGATCGGCGAATTCCGCCGTTCCCGAAGCTGA
- a CDS encoding putative glycoside hydrolase: MEIFMTLFLLLQSALSGGQHAQDNLSKIWNTAHSMTQTPPAPTPTSGEEANPEPAKAGDPQKDAPKVKGIYVTAYSAGGARMASLLDLVDKTELNAMVIDIKDDNGFITYKTDNPELQKLGTPQPFIKDMGKLMSTLQEHKIYPIARIVVFKDTVLAKKHKELTYLTADGTPWKNGKGDSFVNPYRKEVWDYNVEIAKEAAKLGFKEIQFDYVRFPEGFEKKADQLKFTKTDQSRVDVVAGFVDYARKQLEPLGVRVSVDIFGYAASVPAAEGIGQDFVKISNSVNVISPMIYPSHYSTGWFKQKDPDKAPYATIKGAMADTHKKLDPLGDAQPIIRPWIQDFTASWLGAGHYIKYGAAEVSAQIKALKESGVEEFLLWNAGNKYSTGANY, from the coding sequence ATGGAAATTTTTATGACGTTGTTCCTGCTGCTGCAGTCGGCATTGAGCGGCGGCCAACACGCACAAGACAACCTGAGTAAAATTTGGAACACGGCGCACAGCATGACGCAGACTCCGCCCGCACCGACTCCGACAAGCGGCGAGGAAGCGAATCCGGAACCGGCCAAAGCCGGGGATCCCCAGAAAGACGCACCGAAAGTCAAAGGCATCTACGTAACCGCATACAGCGCCGGCGGCGCTCGGATGGCCAGCTTGCTGGACCTCGTCGACAAAACGGAACTGAACGCGATGGTTATCGACATCAAGGACGACAACGGCTTCATTACTTACAAAACGGATAATCCGGAGCTGCAGAAGCTCGGTACGCCGCAGCCTTTCATCAAGGACATGGGCAAGCTGATGTCCACGCTGCAAGAACATAAGATCTACCCGATCGCCCGAATCGTCGTCTTCAAGGACACGGTGCTGGCCAAAAAGCACAAAGAACTGACCTACCTCACGGCGGACGGCACCCCATGGAAGAACGGCAAAGGCGACAGTTTCGTCAATCCGTACCGCAAGGAAGTTTGGGACTACAACGTCGAGATCGCCAAGGAAGCGGCCAAACTCGGCTTCAAGGAAATCCAGTTCGACTACGTGAGATTCCCGGAAGGCTTCGAAAAGAAAGCCGACCAACTGAAATTCACCAAAACGGACCAAAGCCGAGTCGACGTCGTCGCCGGGTTCGTGGATTACGCGCGCAAGCAGCTGGAACCGCTGGGCGTCCGGGTGTCGGTCGATATCTTCGGATACGCCGCTTCGGTTCCGGCAGCGGAAGGCATCGGACAGGACTTCGTGAAAATTTCCAACAGCGTCAACGTCATCAGCCCGATGATTTATCCGAGCCATTACAGCACGGGCTGGTTTAAACAGAAAGACCCCGACAAAGCCCCTTACGCCACGATCAAGGGCGCCATGGCAGACACGCACAAGAAGCTGGATCCGCTGGGAGACGCCCAACCGATCATTCGACCATGGATCCAAGATTTCACCGCCAGTTGGCTGGGCGCAGGTCATTATATCAAGTACGGCGCCGCGGAAGTGTCCGCTCAGATCAAAGCGCTTAAGGAAAGCGGAGTCGAGGAGTTCCTGCTCTGGAACGCCGGCAACAAATATTCTACAGGCGCGAATTACTGA